A genomic segment from Bubalus kerabau isolate K-KA32 ecotype Philippines breed swamp buffalo chromosome 14, PCC_UOA_SB_1v2, whole genome shotgun sequence encodes:
- the LOC129627165 gene encoding uncharacterized protein LOC129627165 — translation MEDRRQKEKEKQVSPIYPWDHMRRAARETEEQPHKLLPLYETPTGRNNQSVRVNKPFSYQEIQRIKEDLGDYLEDPEKYIRAFKGVLYDLTWKDVMYILGQTLTPESKARVLGKAVAYGDEWLGNESVGKRENKIVALPTGNQAVPTIEPDWDYNTAKGRWDQSHFVRCILEGLRQARSKPLKYGKLADIEQEEKEAPSKFLDRLREGLGRFTEIDPENEEGKVILKDRFLTQSTPDIHCKLLKRAYGPNQSLDTLLQLAQTVYYGREYEEKKERQKKTKLQAEAFTMAMKNVLKQLEKNAQRGPGEK, via the coding sequence atggaggacaggagacaaaaagaaaaagaaaaacaggtttctccaatctatccctgggatcatatgcgcagagcagccagagagactgaggaacagccacacaagctgttgcctctttatgaaacacccactgggagaaataatcagtctgtgagagttaataagcctttctcttatcaagaaatacaaagaatcaaggaggatctgggagactatttagaggacccagaaaaatatattagagcttttaaaggtgtgctttatgacctcacttggaaggatgtgatgtatatcttgggacaaacgctgactcccgagtcaaaggctcgagttttgggaaaagcggttgcttatggagatgaatggcttggtaatgaatcagtagggaagagggagaacaAGATAgtggccctccccactgggaatcaggcggtcccaactatagaaccagactgggactacaacacagctaaaggaagatgggatcagagtcattttgttagatgtattcttgaaggacttaggcaggcgcgttctaagcctttaaagtatggcaaattggcagacatagaacaggaggagaaggaagctcctagtaaattcctagatagactgagagaaggccttggcagattcactgagattgatcccgaaaatgaagagggaaaagtgatcttaaaggatagatttctcactcagtcgacTCCAGATATCCACTGTAAGCTATTAAAACgggcgtatggaccaaatcagtctttagatactctgttacaactggctcagacagtctattatggtagggaatatgaggaaaagaaagaaaggcaaaaaaagacaaagttaCAGGCGGAAGCCTTCaccatggctatgaaaaacgttcttaaacagcttgagaaaaatgcccagaggggcccaggtgaaaagtga